In one Vidua chalybeata isolate OUT-0048 chromosome 4, bVidCha1 merged haplotype, whole genome shotgun sequence genomic region, the following are encoded:
- the LOC128786914 gene encoding estradiol 17-beta-dehydrogenase 11-like isoform X1, producing MCVRKPCFPRGSREQPFLFYIFSFNQLPHPRVGVSTSHVIVPALWSPENEPTAQFGARPGPRTPAASQRPRRALIGRRSPAARPRQAEGRRALAALARVERQGSSGKTMNLFLELLLFLVTLLYSYLEAFVKLFVPVRKKSLSGELVLITGAGHGVGRATALEFAKRQSRLVLWDINKHGIEETAAECQKLGATVQTFVVDCSKREEIYSAADKVKKDIGDVTILVNNVGVITAADFLSTQDHQIERMFEVNILGHMWTTRAFLPVMMDNNYGHIVTVASAAGHFVTPFMVTYCSSKFAAVGFHKALTEELSALGKDGIKTTCLCPVFINTGFVKNPRTRLGKILEIEEVVEALMEGIVTNQKMVFVPPQLNIALLSEMVFPERALNLLKKMTIPKFDAVIGQRSPQ from the exons ATGTGCGTGCGGAAGCCCTGCTTCCCGCGGGGAAGTAGAGAAcaaccttttctcttttatatcTTTTCCTTTAATCAACTACCTCATCCCAGGGTAGGAGTCTCCACTTCCCACGTTATTGTCCCTGCCCTGTGGAGCCCGGAGAACGAACCCACAGCGCAGTTCGGAGCGCGGCCGGGCCCCCGCACGCCCGCGGCGTCGCAGCGCCCCCGCCGCGCTCTGATTGGGCGCCGAAGCCCGGCGGCGCGGCCTCGGCAGGCTGAGGGGCGGCGGGCGCTGGCGGCTCTAGCGCGGGTCGAGCGCCAGGGGAGCTCCGGGAAAACAATGAATCTGTTTCTGGAGCTTCTCCTGTTCCTGGTCACGCTGCTCTACTCCTACCTGGAGGCTTTTGTGAAGCTGTTCGTGCCTGTGAGGAAGAAGTCTCTCAGCGGGGAGCTGGTGCTCATCACGGGCGCTGGCCATGGCGTCGGGAGAGCGACCGCCTTGGAGTTCGCCAAGCGCCAGAGCAGACTGGTTCTGTGGGACATCAATAAG CACGGCATTGAGGAGACGGCAGCAGAATGCCAGAAGCTGGGAGCCACCGTTCAAACCTTCGTGGTGGACTGCAGCAAACGGGAGGAGATCTACAGCGCTGCAGACAAG GTGAAGAAGGATATTGGGGATGTGACTATCCTGGTGAACAATGTTGGTGTGATTACAGCTGCTGACTTTCTCTCGACTCAGGACCACCAAATAGAAAGGATGTTTGAAGTCAACATTCTGGGTCACATGTGG ACCACGAGAGCTTTCCTGCCAGTCATGATGGACAACAACTATGGGCACATTGTCACGGTGGCTTCAGCAGCAGGTCATTTTGTGACTCCTTTCATGGTGACATATTG CTCAAGCAAGTTTGCTGCAGTTGGATTTCATAAAGCTCTGACAGAGGAGCTGTCTGCCCTGGGAAAGGATGGAATAAAAACAACGTGCCTTTGTCCGGTTTTTATAAACACTGGATTTGTCAAAAACCCCCGTACAAG ACTTGGAAAAATTTTGGAGATTGAAGAAGTCGTAGAGGCTTTGATGGAAGGAATAGTGACCAACCAGAAAATGGTTTTCGTTCCACCACAGCTAAACAttgctttgctttctgaaat GGTGTTTCCAGAACGTGCCCTGAACCTTCTGAAGAAGATGACCATTCCAAAGTTTGATGCAGTCATTGGGCAGAGAAGCCCCCAGTGA
- the LOC128786914 gene encoding estradiol 17-beta-dehydrogenase 11-like isoform X2 codes for MCVRKPCFPRGSREQPFLFYIFSFNQLPHPRVGVSTSHVIVPALWSPENEPTAQFGARPGPRTPAASQRPRRALIGRRSPAARPRQAEGRRALAALARVERQGSSGKTMNLFLELLLFLVTLLYSYLEAFVKLFVPVRKKSLSGELVLITGAGHGVGRATALEFAKRQSRLVLWDINKHGIEETAAECQKLGATVQTFVVDCSKREEIYSAADKVKKDIGDVTILVNNVGVITAADFLSTQDHQIERMFEVNILGHMWTTRAFLPVMMDNNYGHIVTVASAAGHFVTPFMVTYCSYVFALLCRLGKILEIEEVVEALMEGIVTNQKMVFVPPQLNIALLSEMVFPERALNLLKKMTIPKFDAVIGQRSPQ; via the exons ATGTGCGTGCGGAAGCCCTGCTTCCCGCGGGGAAGTAGAGAAcaaccttttctcttttatatcTTTTCCTTTAATCAACTACCTCATCCCAGGGTAGGAGTCTCCACTTCCCACGTTATTGTCCCTGCCCTGTGGAGCCCGGAGAACGAACCCACAGCGCAGTTCGGAGCGCGGCCGGGCCCCCGCACGCCCGCGGCGTCGCAGCGCCCCCGCCGCGCTCTGATTGGGCGCCGAAGCCCGGCGGCGCGGCCTCGGCAGGCTGAGGGGCGGCGGGCGCTGGCGGCTCTAGCGCGGGTCGAGCGCCAGGGGAGCTCCGGGAAAACAATGAATCTGTTTCTGGAGCTTCTCCTGTTCCTGGTCACGCTGCTCTACTCCTACCTGGAGGCTTTTGTGAAGCTGTTCGTGCCTGTGAGGAAGAAGTCTCTCAGCGGGGAGCTGGTGCTCATCACGGGCGCTGGCCATGGCGTCGGGAGAGCGACCGCCTTGGAGTTCGCCAAGCGCCAGAGCAGACTGGTTCTGTGGGACATCAATAAG CACGGCATTGAGGAGACGGCAGCAGAATGCCAGAAGCTGGGAGCCACCGTTCAAACCTTCGTGGTGGACTGCAGCAAACGGGAGGAGATCTACAGCGCTGCAGACAAG GTGAAGAAGGATATTGGGGATGTGACTATCCTGGTGAACAATGTTGGTGTGATTACAGCTGCTGACTTTCTCTCGACTCAGGACCACCAAATAGAAAGGATGTTTGAAGTCAACATTCTGGGTCACATGTGG ACCACGAGAGCTTTCCTGCCAGTCATGATGGACAACAACTATGGGCACATTGTCACGGTGGCTTCAGCAGCAGGTCATTTTGTGACTCCTTTCATGGTGACATATTG CTCTTATGTGTTTGCTCTCCTGTGTAGACTTGGAAAAATTTTGGAGATTGAAGAAGTCGTAGAGGCTTTGATGGAAGGAATAGTGACCAACCAGAAAATGGTTTTCGTTCCACCACAGCTAAACAttgctttgctttctgaaat GGTGTTTCCAGAACGTGCCCTGAACCTTCTGAAGAAGATGACCATTCCAAAGTTTGATGCAGTCATTGGGCAGAGAAGCCCCCAGTGA
- the NUDT9 gene encoding ADP-ribose pyrophosphatase, mitochondrial isoform X1, with protein sequence MQLPAGALPRALAVLSFSVLLSARSAAQRRPAHSNLSASCWSRLHPVNMFNSCNLKFHHRKALTSPYPGSHIERCQVPEDKVGWMTEWEDYNPMEYTAKSVLARPNWADPQINDEGFSPKFNERDGEVERKSLNGLYVVENGRPRNPAGRTGLTGRGLLGRWGPNHAADPIVTRWKRDGSGSKVAHPVSGKNILQFVAIKRRDCGEWAIPGGMVDPGEKITATLRREFEEEALNSLQKSPEEKAKLEKQLQKLFSQEHFVVYRGYVDDPRNTDNAWMETEAVNYHDETGETMDNLPLEAGDDAGVVKWVDISEKLELYASHSYFIKLVTEKRGAHWSEDPGSECHK encoded by the exons ATGCAGCTGCCGGCCGGAGCTCTGCCTCGGGCCCTAGCCGTGCTCTCGTTCTCCGTCCTGCTGAGCGCCCGGAGCGCTGCCCAGCGCCGTCCCGCCCACAG taaTTTATCTGCAAGCTGTTGGTCCCGTCTTCATCCTGTAAACATGTTCAACAGTTGTAATTTGAAGTTCCACCACAGAAAAGCTCTCACATCCCCATATCCAGGATCACACATTGAGCGTTGCCAAGTTCCTGAAGATAAAGTGGGCTGGATGACTGAGTGGGAAGATTATAATCCCATGGAGTACACTGCAAAGTCTGTTTTGGCCAGACCCAATTGGGCAGATCCCCAAATCAA CGATGAAGGTTTTTCTCCCAAATTCAATGAGAGAGATGGAGAAGTGGAGAGGAAGAGTCTGAATGGCTTGTATGTGGTCGAAAATGGGAGACCCCG CAATCCAGCGGGAAGGACTGGCCTCACCGGCAGAGGATTGTTGGGGCGCTGGGGACCAAACCATGCTGCTGATCCTATTGTAACAAG GTGGAAAAGGGATGGAAGTGGCAGTAAAGTTGCTCATCCAGTTTCTGGCAAGAACATCTTGCAGTTTGTAGCCATCAAGAGGAGAGACTGTGGGGAGTGGGCCATTCCAGGG GGGATGGTGGACCCAGGGGAGAAGATCACTGCTACCCTGAGGCGAGAATTTGAGGAGGAGGCCTTGAACTCTCTGCAGAAATCCCCTGAGGAGAAAGCAAAATTGGAGAAGCAGCTCCAGAAGCTGTTCAGCCAGGAACACTTTGTG GTGTACAGAGGATATGTGGATGACCCTCGTAACACTGATAATGCCTGGATGGAGACAGAGGCTGTGAACTATCATGATGAAACAG GTGAGACGATGGATAACTTGCCTCTGGAAGCAGGTGATGATGCCGGAGTGGTAAAGTGGGTTGACATCAGTGAGAAGCTTGAGCTGTATGCGAGTCACAGCTACTTCATCAAGTTGGTGACTGAGAAACGGGGAGCCCACTGGAGTGAGGATCCTGGCTCTGAGTGCCACAAGTGA
- the NUDT9 gene encoding ADP-ribose pyrophosphatase, mitochondrial isoform X2 gives MFNSCNLKFHHRKALTSPYPGSHIERCQVPEDKVGWMTEWEDYNPMEYTAKSVLARPNWADPQINDEGFSPKFNERDGEVERKSLNGLYVVENGRPRNPAGRTGLTGRGLLGRWGPNHAADPIVTRWKRDGSGSKVAHPVSGKNILQFVAIKRRDCGEWAIPGGMVDPGEKITATLRREFEEEALNSLQKSPEEKAKLEKQLQKLFSQEHFVVYRGYVDDPRNTDNAWMETEAVNYHDETGETMDNLPLEAGDDAGVVKWVDISEKLELYASHSYFIKLVTEKRGAHWSEDPGSECHK, from the exons ATGTTCAACAGTTGTAATTTGAAGTTCCACCACAGAAAAGCTCTCACATCCCCATATCCAGGATCACACATTGAGCGTTGCCAAGTTCCTGAAGATAAAGTGGGCTGGATGACTGAGTGGGAAGATTATAATCCCATGGAGTACACTGCAAAGTCTGTTTTGGCCAGACCCAATTGGGCAGATCCCCAAATCAA CGATGAAGGTTTTTCTCCCAAATTCAATGAGAGAGATGGAGAAGTGGAGAGGAAGAGTCTGAATGGCTTGTATGTGGTCGAAAATGGGAGACCCCG CAATCCAGCGGGAAGGACTGGCCTCACCGGCAGAGGATTGTTGGGGCGCTGGGGACCAAACCATGCTGCTGATCCTATTGTAACAAG GTGGAAAAGGGATGGAAGTGGCAGTAAAGTTGCTCATCCAGTTTCTGGCAAGAACATCTTGCAGTTTGTAGCCATCAAGAGGAGAGACTGTGGGGAGTGGGCCATTCCAGGG GGGATGGTGGACCCAGGGGAGAAGATCACTGCTACCCTGAGGCGAGAATTTGAGGAGGAGGCCTTGAACTCTCTGCAGAAATCCCCTGAGGAGAAAGCAAAATTGGAGAAGCAGCTCCAGAAGCTGTTCAGCCAGGAACACTTTGTG GTGTACAGAGGATATGTGGATGACCCTCGTAACACTGATAATGCCTGGATGGAGACAGAGGCTGTGAACTATCATGATGAAACAG GTGAGACGATGGATAACTTGCCTCTGGAAGCAGGTGATGATGCCGGAGTGGTAAAGTGGGTTGACATCAGTGAGAAGCTTGAGCTGTATGCGAGTCACAGCTACTTCATCAAGTTGGTGACTGAGAAACGGGGAGCCCACTGGAGTGAGGATCCTGGCTCTGAGTGCCACAAGTGA